One window of Nymphaea colorata isolate Beijing-Zhang1983 chromosome 1, ASM883128v2, whole genome shotgun sequence genomic DNA carries:
- the LOC116266563 gene encoding GDSL esterase/lipase At5g45670-like: protein MKAVASLLLLSLVHFIVFLKPVKAEEAAVKALFVFGDSFLDNGNNNYINDSDAKSDFPPYGVDFPLGPTGRFTNGRNPADVLAEHLGIPDYLPVFNNPQTKGDRILHGVNYASAGAGIFDTTWVTSHIIPLSHQVENFLNVTLPELEAELNDTSYFMSHAIFMSLIGGNDYNYLCFETSDDTCDFEELTTNLIGNYSIQLQKLYKAGARKFVLYNIQPSGCNPTSRIQNDGDCVKEYNDAMVMFNNYLNASLDDFMEEMPGSVFVYVNTYNIISQVIDEPASFGIEVINASCCYVEGTEGITCEEYGSPCSNRSIYLYYDRVHPTEKVYNYLSTRAYLSNLSSEVHPINVKTLANITFNSTLYNVPYKLWPVEVLNNEGFPISGQEELRPAS from the exons ATGAAGGCAGTCGCCAGcctcctccttctctccctGGTTCACTTCATCGTCTTTCTCAAGCCAGTGAAGGCCGAGGAGGCTGCAGTGAAGGCTCTTTTCGTGTTTGGGGACTCGTTCCTGGACAACGGAAACAACAACTACATTAATGATAGTGATGCGAAGTCGGACTTCCCACCCTACGGGGTGGACTTCCCTCTGGGGCCAACCGGGAGGTTCACAAATGGGAGGAACCCGGCGGATGTACTGGCGGAGCACTTGGGCATCCCCGACTACCTTCCCGTGTTCAACAACCCTCAGACTAAGGGTGATCGCATCCTCCATGGCGTTAACTATGCCTCTGCTGGTGCTGGCATTTTTGACACTACTTGGGTGACC TCGCATATCATACCACTGAGCCACCAAGTGGAGAACTTCCTGAACGTGACGCTGCCGGAGCTGGAGGCTGAGCTCAACGACACTTCATATTTCATGTCCCACGCCATCTTCATGTCCCTCATCGGCGGCAACGATTACAACTATCTTTGCTTCGAAACATCAGATGATACATGTGATTTTGAAGAACTCACTACCAACCTTATCGGGAACTACTCCATCCAACTTCAG AAACTTTACAAAGCCGGAGCTCGGAAATTTGTTCTGTACAATATCCAACCAAGTGGCTGCAACCCTACTTCCAGAATCCAAAATGACGGGGATTGTGTGAAGGAGTACAACGATGCAATGGTTATGTTCAATAACTATTTGAATGCTTCCCTGGACGACTTCATGGAGGAGATGCCTGGCTCTGTATTCGTCTACGTCAACACCTACAACATTATCAGCCAAGTCATTGACGAACCTGCTTCCTTCG GAATAGAAGTGATCAATGCGTCTTGCTGCTACGTGGAGGGCACTGAAGGGATCACATGTGAAGAGTACGGGAGCCCGTGCTCGAACAGGAGCATCTACCTCTACTACGACAGGGTGCACCCGACGGAGAAGGTGTACAACTATCTCTCCACAAGGGCTTACCTATCCAATCTGAGCAGCGAAGTTCACCCCATCAATGTCAAGACGCTTGCGAACATCACCTTCAACTCCACGCTCTACAATGTGCCGTACAAACTATGGCCAGTGGAGGTTTTGAACAATGAGGGGTTCCCGAT
- the LOC116251958 gene encoding AP-4 complex subunit sigma-like, with the protein MGIRFILMVNKQGQTRLAQYYEYLTLEERRALEAEIVRKCLTRTEHQCSFVEHRNYKIVYRRYASLFFLVGVDNDENELAILEFIHLLVETMDRHFGNVCELDIMFHLEKAHFMLEEMVMNGCIVETNKSNVLAPIQLMDKAS; encoded by the exons ATGGGGATCAGATTCATACTCATGGTGAACAAGCAAGGGCAGACGCGGCTCGCCCAGTACTACGAGTACCTCACCCTCGAGGAGAGGAGGGCGCTCGAGGCAGAGATCGTAAGGAAGTGCCTCACCCGGACAGAACACCAG TGTTCATTTGTTGAGCATCGAAACTATAAGATCGTGTATAGGCGCTATGCGTCACTCTTTTTCTTGGTAGGGGTTGATAATGATGAG AATGAACTAGCAATTCTGGAATTTATACACTTACTAGTGGAAACTATGGACCGCCACTTTGGAAATGTG TGTGAACTGGATATAATGTTCCACCTGGAAAAGGCCCACTTCATGCTTGAAGAGATGGTCATGAATGGCTGCATTGTTGAGACCAACAAGTCAAACGTTTTAGCACCTATTCAGCTCATGGACAAAGCTTCCTAG
- the LOC116264120 gene encoding serine/threonine-protein kinase Aurora-2 — protein sequence MGMAVPPDPDHHKDSPSMEGLEKKERRWTLNDFEIGKPLGRGKFGNVYLAREKKSKYIVALKVLFKSQLKQSQVEHQLRREVEIQSHLRHPNILRLYGYFYDQTRVYLILEYAAKGELYKELQRCKYFPEKRAATYIASLAQALIYCHGKHVIHRDIKPENLLVGVQGELKIADFGWSVHTFDRRRTMCGTLDYLPPEMVESREHDASVDIWSLGVLCYEFLYGVPPFEAKEHSDTYRRIVKVDLKFPPKPIVSAAAKDLISQLLVKDSSQRLPLHKLLEHPWIIQNADPSGIYRP from the exons ATGGGTATGGCCGTTCCCCCGGATCCAGACCACCACAAG gaCTCGCCGTCGATGGAGGggttggagaagaaggagagaaggtGGACGCTCAACGATTTTGAGATAGGGAAGCCTCTCGGGAGGGGGAAGTTTGGGAACGTCTACTTGGCCCGGGAGAAGAAG AGCAAATATATAGTGGCGCTGAAAGTTCTGTTTAAAAGTCAACTTAAGCAATCCCAGGTTGAACACCAACTGCGCCGAGAAGTAGAGATCCAGAGCCACTTGCGGCATCCTAATATACTTCGTTTGTATGGATATTTCTACGATCAG ACTCGAGTTTACTTGATTTTGGAGTATGCAGCAAAAGGTGAGCTGTATAAAGAGTTACAGAGGTGCAAGTACTTCCCAGAAAAGCGAGCTGCAACA TATATTGCTTCTTTGGCACAAGCACTGATTTACTGCCACGGGAAGCACGTCATACACCGAGATATTAAGCCGGAGAACCTGCTAGTTGGTGTGCAG GGCGAGCTAAAGATTGCTGATTTTGGGTGGTCTGTGCATACTTTTGATAGAAGACGGACGATGTGTGGGACATTGGACTATCTTCCTCCTGAAATGG TGGAAAGCAGAGAACACGATGCCAGTGTGGATATTTGGAGTCTGGGGGTATTATGCTATGAATTTCTCTATGGAGTACCTCCCTTTGAGGCAAAGGAACACTCTGACACATACAGGAG GATTGTAAAAGTTGATTTGAAGTTTCCGCCCAAGCCGATTGTTTCTGCAGCAGCCAAGGATCTAATTAGTCAA CTACTTGTCAAAGATTCGTCCCAGCGTTTACCTCTGCATAAACTTCTCGAGCATCCATGGATCATCCAAAATGCTGATCCATCAGGAATATATAGGCCTTGA